One genomic region from Labeo rohita strain BAU-BD-2019 chromosome 7, IGBB_LRoh.1.0, whole genome shotgun sequence encodes:
- the si:cabz01085394.1 gene encoding mucin-3A, with translation MQDTMGRNAAFLLFWGILNSYFPPDCCQTDSTYNPSSSPNLYMTVSQSTATPTMEPPNNTYGISSTGSAKTASLDTSETSETSTHTLSHMDDPITTTGFNSQDDTDQTSDSNISSSWTTGTLTDTQNPEPTTETSTSRSVIEQTTFSESTTTACTTTPDSSSAILTKTSEPNRSITQSTTESYPTIHRSQTPVTVFRASTSITTPTLGTVSRQAVTPDSKSTSMNSPSMFPITQENQQTTTNTSLNQFSPPSPLTAIRNDSQPVTTPLAYEHGGSTWGISAQTALNRSDSEGITDTWSNNITSIAAGLKNPPLSNNTSREGNADNSVKSVKSTIVFVFSTPKAPVFKTITFNHPLVNQVTVINTVSGP, from the exons ATGCAGGATACCATGGGGCGTAATGCAGCATTCCTGCTCTTCTGGG GAATTCTGAATTCTTACTTCCCTCCGGACTGCTGCCAAACTGACTCTACCTATAATCCTAGTTCTTCTCCAAATCTTTACATGACTGTTTCTCAAAGCACTGCAACTCCAACAATGGAGCCCCCAAACAACACATATGGAATCAGTTCAACAGGAAGCGCTAAAACAGCTAGCCTGGACACATCTGAGACATCTGAGACATCTACACACACTTTGAGTCATATGGATGATCCCATTACAACCACTGGTTTCAATTCCCAGGATGATACAGACCAAACCTCAGACAGCAATATATCCAGTTCTTGGACCACTGGAACATTAACTGATACCCAAAATCCTGAGCCAACAACTGAAACCTCAACCAGCAGAAGTGTCATAGAGCAGACGACATTTTCTGAATCGACAACGACTGCCTGTACCACAACTCCAGACTCGAGTTCGGCTATCCTAACAAAAACCTCAGAACCAAATCGCTCCATAACGCAAAGTACAACCGAGTCTTACCCCACCATTCACCGTTCACAAACACCTGTAACTGTTTTTAGAGCGTCAACATCTATAACGACACCAACGCTG GGAACAGTTTCAAGACAAGCAGTGACACCTGATTCAAAGTCCACATCTATGAACTCTCCCTCAATGTTTCCAATCACTCAGGAAAACCAACAAACTACAACCAACACCTCCTTAAACCAGTTTTCTCCACCATCTCCTCTCACAGCCATAAGAAATGACTCTCAGCCCGTCACCACTCCATTAGCTTATGAACACGGTGGCTCAACTTGGGGGATATCAGCTCAAACAGCGCTAAACAGGTCTGACTCAGAAGGCATCACAGACACCTGGTCAAACAACATAACCTCAATAGCAGCAGGTCTAAAAAACCCACCATTATCAAACAACACCAGTAGAGAGGGAAATGCAGATAATTCTGTGAAGTCAGTGAAAAGCACCATTGTATTTGTCTTCAGCACTCCAAAAGCACCTGTGTTTAAAACAATCACCTTTAATCACCCATTGGTTAATCAAGTCACAGTCATAAACACAGTTTCAGGACCATga
- the LOC127167607 gene encoding mucin-5AC-like, with product MSCVQREPLKIIHADCIIPPLFTFGQTTFLQHIDRWICRHLTDYVKNNNCSIQTTESTTLSTTNSQLQQLNLTTASSTATTQTTESTTLSTTNSPTTATTESTTLSTTNSPTTATTESTTLGTTNSPTTATTTTESTTTESTTLSTTNSPTTATTESTTLSTTNSPTTATTESTTLSTTNSPTTATTESTTLGTTNSPTTATTESPTTLSTTNSPTTATTESTTLSTTNSPTTATTESTTLSNNNNSTTLTTATTESTTTASSTATTQTTENLQP from the exons ATGTCCTGTGTACAAAGAGAACCACTGAAGATCATCCATGCAGATTGTATTATTCCACCTCTTTTCACATTCGGACAGACCACATTCCTGCAGCACATAGACAGATGGATATGCAGACACCTCACGGATTATGTGA AAAATAACAATTGCTCTATACAAACAACTGAATCTACAACCCTGAGTACaacaaactcacaactgcaacaACTGAATCTAACTACTGCCTCTTCTACAGCAACAACACAAACAACTGAATCTACAACCCTGAGTACAACAAACTCACCTACAACTGCAACAACAGAATCTACAACCCTGAGTACAACAAACTCACCTACAACTGCAACAACAGAATCTACAACCCTGGGAACAACAAACTCACCTAcaactgcaacaacaacaactgaatCTACAACAACTGAATCTACAACCCTGAGTACAACAAACTCACCTACAACTGCAACAACAGAATCTACAACCCTGAGTACAACAAACTCACCTACAACTGCAACAACAGAATCTACAACCCTGAGTACAACAAACTCACCTACAACTGCAACAACTGAATCTACAACCCTGGGAACAACAAACTCACCTACAACTGCAACAACAGAATCACCTACAACCCTGAGTACAACAAACTCACCTACAACTGCAACAACAGAATCTACAACCCTGAGTACAACAAACTCACCTACAACTGCAACAACTGAATCTACAACCctgagcaacaacaacaactctaCAACCCTGACAACTGCAACAACTGAATCTACTACTACTGCCTCTTCAACAGCAACAACACAAACAACTGAGAATCTACAACCCTGA